The Mastacembelus armatus chromosome 9, fMasArm1.2, whole genome shotgun sequence genome contains a region encoding:
- the dtx1 gene encoding E3 ubiquitin-protein ligase DTX1 isoform X2, whose product MVTASPGQGCGRVWRVEGAEGMSTVAVGVKPHFLTTLSCWQQNSFYCSVHFLSSGRSTMRPVQRNFYEPSSAPGKGVVWEWENDNGSWTPYDMEICVTIQNAYEKQHPWLDLTSLGFCYLIDFNSMSQTNRQSQRKRRLRRRMDLAYPLIMGSIPKSQSWPVGASSGQPCSCQQCILVNSTRAASNAILASQRRKLYGGTVGNPGATGTLTVVRQSNTFAGTSLWSPTSTSSGTNNNISVGGGQAKAEQVQMPLSNANFPCSPVMPSLSSAHGHHTLTINGQNNLNRPGTQRISMGSARGAIPPGVPALPVKNLTGSGPVHPALAGMTGILMCAAGLPVCLTRAPKPILHPPPISKSDMKPVPGINGMRRKTKKKHLRRGKNPEDVVRRYTEKIKVMPDEDCTICMERLVMSSGYEGVLQHKGIKPELVGKLGKCGHMYHLLCLVAMYNNGNKDGSLQCPTCKTIYGEKTGTQPPGKMEYHVIPHCLPGYPDSKTIRIVYDIPAGIQTNEHPNPGKKFSARGFPRHCYLPDNEKGRKVLKLLIMAWDRRLIFTIGTSSTTGESDTVVWNEIHHKTEFGSNLTGHGYPDPNYLDNVLTELSAQGVGEDNLKD is encoded by the exons ATGGTAACGGCCAGCCCTGGGCAGGGGTGTGGGAGAGTTTGGAGAGTTGAAGGGGCTGAGGGGATGAGTACTGTTGCAGTGGGAGTTAAACCACATTTCCTCACCACTTTGTCTTGCTGGCagcaaaacagtttttactgCAGTGTTCACTTTCTAAGCTCAGGCAGAA GCACCATGAGACCAGTGCAGAGGAACTTCTATGAGCCGTCGTCTGCCCCGGGAAAAGGCGTGGTGTGGGAGTGGGAGAACGACAATGGCTCATGGACGCCGTATGACATGGAGATCTGTGTGACCATCCAGAATGCCTATGAAAAGCAGCACCCTTGGCTGGACCTCACCTCGCTGGGCTTCTGCTACCTCATCGACTTCAACAGCATGTCTCAAACCAACCGGCAGAGCCAGCGCAAGCGACGCCTGCGACGACGCATGGACCTGGCCTACCCACTCATCATGGGTTCCATCCCCAAGTCACAGTCCTGGCCTGTGGGAGCCAGCTCTGGGCAGCCCTGCTCCTGCCAGCAGTGCATCCTGGTTAATAGCACAAGAGCAGCCTCTAATGCTATTCTGGCCTCTCAGCGGCGTAAGCTCTATGGGGGGACAGTGGGTAACCCGGGCGCTACAGGAACTCTTACCGTTGTGCGGCAGAGCAACACCTTTGCTGGAACCTCTCTCTGGTCTCCAACATCCACCTCATCCGGCACCAACAATAACATAAGTGTAGGAGGTGGGCAGGCCAAAGCTGAACAGGTGCAGATGCCACTGTCCAATGCCAACTTCCCCTGTTCCCCTGTGATGCCATCCCTTTCATCCGCTCATGGCCACCACACCCTCACCATCAACGGACAGAACAACTTGAACCGGCCCGGCACCCAGCGCATTTCCATGGGCAGTGCCAGGGGAGCCATCCCACCAGG TGTTCCTGCCCTCCCAGTGAAGAATCTGACTGGATCTGGACCAGTGCATCCAGCACTAGCAG GAATGACAGGTATCCTGATGTGCGCTGCCGGTCTGCCGGTTTGCCTGACTCGGGCCCCGAAGCCTATACTGCACCCACCACCCATCAGCAAGAGCGACATGAAGCCTGTGCCGGGGATCAATGGCATGCGCCGCAAAACCAAGAAAAAGCACTTGAGAAGAG GAAAAAACCCAGAGGATGTAGTGCGAAGATACACAGAGAAGATTAAAGTGATGCCGGATGAG GACTGTACCATCTGCATGGAGAGGCTTGTCATGTCATCAGGATATGAAGGCGTCCTGCAGCACAAAGGCATCAAGCCAGAGCTGGTCGGCAAACTTGGCAAATGTGGGCACATGTACCATCTGCTGTGCCTGGTGGCCATGTACAACAATGGCAATAAG GATGGCAGTCTTCAGTGTCCAACATGCAAAACCATCTATGGAGAGAAAACGGGCACCCAGCCTCCTGGGAAGATGGAGTACCACGTCATACCCCACTGCCTGCCAGGCTACCCAGACTCCAAGACCATTCGCATAGTCTACGACATTCCTGCTGGGATCCAG ACCAATGAGCACCCCAACCCCGGGAAGAAGTTCAGTGCGAGAGGCTTCCCTCGACACTGCTACCTCCCCGACAACGAGAAAGGCAGAAAG GTCCTGAAGCTGCTGATCATGGCCTGGGACCGACGCCTCATATTCACCATCGGCACATCCAGCACCACAGGCGAGTCGGACACAGTGGTGTGGAACGAGATTCACCACAAGACAGAATTTGGCTCCAACCTGACAGGCCATGGCTACCCCGACCCCAACTACTTGGACAACGTCCTGACAGAGTTGTCGGCCCAGGGAGTCGGAGAGGACAACCTGAAGGACTAA